A genomic segment from Diceros bicornis minor isolate mBicDic1 chromosome 5, mDicBic1.mat.cur, whole genome shotgun sequence encodes:
- the DUOXA1 gene encoding dual oxidase maturation factor 1 isoform X1: MAAFGHTFPFYSGPKPTFPMDTTSAIIITIFLTALVTFIIILPGIRGKMRLFWLLRMVTSLFIGALILAVIFSSKWSVGQVSTNTSYKAFSSEWISAEVGLQIGLGGVNITLTGTPGQLNETINYNEEFTWRLGENYAEEYAKALEKGLPDPVLYLAEKFTPNSPCGLHSQYRLAGHYTSAILWVAFLCWLLANVMLSMPVLVYGGHMLLATGIFQLSGLLFFSMATSLTPPCPLHLGTATLHTHRGPAFWITLATGLLCVLLGLAVVVAHWMQPHRLKAFFNQSGGDGSVLEWIPEEGGLLSPRYRSTAESPEPLDIPLSGASSETCCKEEYPGEPDCAL; this comes from the exons ATGGCTGCTTTCGGACACACATTCCCCTTCTACTCTGGCCCCAAGCCGACCTTCCCAATGGACACCACCTCggccatcatcatcaccatctttcTGACTGCACTGGTCACCTTCATCATCATCCTGCCTGGCATTCGGGGCAAGATG AGGCTGTTCTGGCTGCTGCGCATGGTGACCAGCTTATTCATCGGGGCCCTGATCCTGG CTGTGATTTTCAGTTCCAAGTGGTCTGTGGGCCAGGTCAGCACCAACACGTCATACAAGGCCTTCAGTTCTGAGTGGATCAGTGCCGAGGTGGGGCTGCAGATTGGGCTGGGAGGAGTCAACATCACGCTCACAG GGACCCCAGGGCAGCTTAATGAGACCATCAATTACAATGAGGAGTTCACCTGGCGCCTGGGCGAGAACTATGCTGAGGAGTACGCAAAGGCACTGGAGAAGGGGCTGCCGGACCCTGTGCTCTACCTGGCTGAGAAGTTCACTCCAAACAGCCCATGTGGCCTGCATAGCCAGTACCGCCTGGCAGGACACTACACCTCGGCCATTCTGTG GGTGGCATTCCTCTGCTGGCTGCTGGCCAATGTGATGCTGTCCATGCCCGTGCTTGTCTACGGTGGCCACATGCTGCTGGCCACGGGCATCTTCCAGCTGTCGGGACTGCTCTTCTTCTCCATGGCCACGTCACTCACCCCACCCTGTCCCCTGCACCTGGGCACTGCTACGCTGCACACTCACCGTGGGCCTGCCTTCTGGATCACGTTGGCCACAG GACTGCTGTGTGTGCTGCTGGGTCTGGCCGTGGTGGTGGCCCACTGGATGCAGCCCCACAGGCTGAAGGCTTTCTTCAACCAGAGTGGGGGAGACGGCTCTGTGCTGGAGTGGATTCCTGAGGAAGGAGGACTCCTGAGCCCCCGCTACCGGTCCACAGCTGAGAGTCCCGAGCCCCTGGACATTCCTCTGTCAGGGGCTTCCTCCGAGACGTGCTGTAAGGAGGAGTACCCAGGAGAGCCTGACTGTGCCCTATAA
- the DUOXA1 gene encoding dual oxidase maturation factor 1 isoform X2: protein MAAFGHTFPFYSGPKPTFPMDTTSAIIITIFLTALVTFIIILPGIRGKMRLFWLLRMVTSLFIGALILGTPGQLNETINYNEEFTWRLGENYAEEYAKALEKGLPDPVLYLAEKFTPNSPCGLHSQYRLAGHYTSAILWVAFLCWLLANVMLSMPVLVYGGHMLLATGIFQLSGLLFFSMATSLTPPCPLHLGTATLHTHRGPAFWITLATGLLCVLLGLAVVVAHWMQPHRLKAFFNQSGGDGSVLEWIPEEGGLLSPRYRSTAESPEPLDIPLSGASSETCCKEEYPGEPDCAL from the exons ATGGCTGCTTTCGGACACACATTCCCCTTCTACTCTGGCCCCAAGCCGACCTTCCCAATGGACACCACCTCggccatcatcatcaccatctttcTGACTGCACTGGTCACCTTCATCATCATCCTGCCTGGCATTCGGGGCAAGATG AGGCTGTTCTGGCTGCTGCGCATGGTGACCAGCTTATTCATCGGGGCCCTGATCCTGG GGACCCCAGGGCAGCTTAATGAGACCATCAATTACAATGAGGAGTTCACCTGGCGCCTGGGCGAGAACTATGCTGAGGAGTACGCAAAGGCACTGGAGAAGGGGCTGCCGGACCCTGTGCTCTACCTGGCTGAGAAGTTCACTCCAAACAGCCCATGTGGCCTGCATAGCCAGTACCGCCTGGCAGGACACTACACCTCGGCCATTCTGTG GGTGGCATTCCTCTGCTGGCTGCTGGCCAATGTGATGCTGTCCATGCCCGTGCTTGTCTACGGTGGCCACATGCTGCTGGCCACGGGCATCTTCCAGCTGTCGGGACTGCTCTTCTTCTCCATGGCCACGTCACTCACCCCACCCTGTCCCCTGCACCTGGGCACTGCTACGCTGCACACTCACCGTGGGCCTGCCTTCTGGATCACGTTGGCCACAG GACTGCTGTGTGTGCTGCTGGGTCTGGCCGTGGTGGTGGCCCACTGGATGCAGCCCCACAGGCTGAAGGCTTTCTTCAACCAGAGTGGGGGAGACGGCTCTGTGCTGGAGTGGATTCCTGAGGAAGGAGGACTCCTGAGCCCCCGCTACCGGTCCACAGCTGAGAGTCCCGAGCCCCTGGACATTCCTCTGTCAGGGGCTTCCTCCGAGACGTGCTGTAAGGAGGAGTACCCAGGAGAGCCTGACTGTGCCCTATAA